AACTAGGAATAATTGCTTATATACGTATTGCTAAGAACAGGGAGCGGTGAGTATACCTTAGGGAAGAGCTTAAGCCACGGAAATCTTTTTTCACTATAGTATTTTTAAAATATGAGTTACCAGCATAGCCCTAAAGGTAAGATTTTTCTAATCGGGGCAGGGCCTGGAGACCCCGACCTACTTACCATTCGAGCTGTTAAAGCTCTATCTATTTGCGATGTAGTGCTCTATGACTTTTTGGTTGGCGACGAAATTTTAGGTCATTGCAAACCGGGAGCCGAAAAGATTTTCGTAGGAAAACACAAGGGCAATCACTCCTTACCGCAAGACGATATCAATTCTCTCATTGCGCATAGCGCCATGAAAGGGAAAATTGTTGGCAGACTAAAGGGGGGAGACCCCATGATATTTGGCCGTGGTGGCGAAGAATACGAGGCACTAATGGGCCTAGGACTCGATTGCGAGATAATTCCTGGAATAACCGCTGCGCTGGGAGCAGCGGCTGCTCTCGCGCTTCCGCTAACCCATCGCGAATATGCATCGGAAGTTACCTTAATTACCGGTCACCGACAGAAAAACGGAGACTACTCACGGTTTCGTTCTCTAGACTTCACTCAAAGAACTTATGTCGTATATATGGGCTTAACCATTATTGACGAGCTCGTTAGGGAGATCTGTCGCAAGAATCCGAATGGCGC
The window above is part of the Deltaproteobacteria bacterium genome. Proteins encoded here:
- the cobA gene encoding uroporphyrinogen-III C-methyltransferase, with the protein product MSYQHSPKGKIFLIGAGPGDPDLLTIRAVKALSICDVVLYDFLVGDEILGHCKPGAEKIFVGKHKGNHSLPQDDINSLIAHSAMKGKIVGRLKGGDPMIFGRGGEEYEALMGLGLDCEIIPGITAALGAAAALALPLTHREYASEVTLITGHRQKNGDYSRFRSLDFTQRTYVVYMGLTIIDELVREICRKNPNGASVPAAIIKDATLPTQEVYTAWVGKLPELAKEHNIQSPALIVIGNVVQFLEKYGKLDIAGGKCISYGRVGDEPNSYTH